One Brassica napus cultivar Da-Ae chromosome A5, Da-Ae, whole genome shotgun sequence DNA window includes the following coding sequences:
- the LOC106452975 gene encoding uncharacterized protein LOC106452975, with the protein MSSSRSLNLKKISWLSSRIVSGCRRPVAIGGDRDIVSNTLVGTRGFASVKRVSRASSSPHADLLSYVRASLDKLEGPSHHWLNRDFETKQLFKDKGTYLVLVGDLLNGDPSGFFEKLKLLQQRSPGVCFMGIHFSDQARITDDRAALAELIVKEYLTFPVLLSQKDFPKSSGEDVRYFVFRDFKNPLIYQDKDLDIASVAKALDSLSQDTEKSKSVKLFTNTWSKQADAIKEPHFSSFLQDLFFYFPGCISADEVGDCLFLSDSNHHRIIKSNSNGEILDSIGCFPGFEDGEFESAKMLRPAATLYDEEEDCLYIVDSENHAIRRANIKTRVLETVYPKVIKKSVGLWSWVMEKMGFEKDEETTVDADAKSEESDAPSLMFPWHILKRDDDSLVVINKSFSKLWIINLASGEIEEVVEGFQGIMEVYRELITEKLSVLKHLPSTWLQQQTKAITSCKEQPSAALLSSFSEFGDHIVMTDTAGQRVLKLNRESGACSSIQFSNIGILGLPYWLSTPLERVFNLASGVQEAHISHIHQLRLLPGKISIRLSIEIPQCTELVEPLQESCIWRQARGSITEVSNAGSAVEPSEKVGVSQQWYDELDNLAKEIVNPELAEEKEEEQEEDVSQVESEDDGRIHIDCSVNTSPGTSELIVYAALYLRLAKNEETEGASQEKLARRIADVLKPARNMTTMDEELFVKVLLKSKREVRDIVFLKPVHVRIRFDTMDHPKADNSRDIILTDSSAQVDVSL; encoded by the exons ATGTCTAGCAGCAGAAGCCTCAATTTGAAGAAAATTTCGTGGCTTTCTTCTCGGATCGTCTCAG GATGTCGGCGACCCGTTGCTATCGGTGGAGACAGGGACATTGTGTCGAACACATTGGTCGGAACTCGCGG ATTTGCGTCAGTGAAACGAGTGTCTcgagcttcttcttctccacatgCTGATTTGCTCTCTTATGTTAGAGCTTCACTTGATAAGCTTGAAG GTCCTTCCCATCATTGGTTGAATCGTGACTTTGAGACTAAACAGCTTTTCAAGGACAAAGGGACTTATCTAGTTCTTGTTGGCGATTTGCTTAATGGAGATCCGAGTGGTTTCTTTGAGAAACTCAAGTTGCTTCAGCAGAG gtcTCCTGGAGTCTGTTTCATGGGTATCCACTTCAGTGATCAAGCTCGAATCACCGATGATCGAGCTGCTTTAGCTGAGTTGATTGTTAAGGAGTATCTTACTTTTCCTGTACTACTTTCTCAGAAAGATTTTCCAAAG TCAAGTGGAGAAGACGTGCGCTACTTCGTGTTTAGAGATTTTAAGAACCCTTTAATCTACCAAGACAAGGATCTGGATATTGCTTCTGTAGCTAAAG CTCTTGACAGCCTCAGTCAAGATACTGAGAAATCAAAGTCCGTCAAACTTTTCACCAACACTTGGTCAAAACAGGCTGATGCTATCAAAGAACCacatttctcttctttcttgcaggatttgtttttttactttCCAG GTTGTATCTCTGCAGACGAAGTTGGAGATTGCCTATTTCTTTCTGATAGCAACCATCATCGTATTATCAAATCCAATAGTAATGGGGAGATATTAGACAGC ATTGGTTGTTTCCCAGGTTTTGAGGATGGAGAATTCGAATCTGCAAAGATGCTACGTCCTGCGGCCACTCTTTATGACGAAGAGGAGGATTGCCTCTACATTGTAGATTCTGAG AACCATGCCATTAGAAGAGCAAATATAAAGACGCGGGTCCTGGAAACGGTATATCCAAAGGTTATCAAGAAGAGTGTTGGCTTATGGTCTTGGGTAATGGAGAAAATGGGTTTTgaaaaagatgaagaaacaACAGTTGATGCTGATGCTAAATCAGAAGAGTCTGATGCTCCCTCCCTCATGTTTCCATGGCATATACTGAAGCGTGATGATGATAGCCTTGTAGTCATTAACAAAAG CTTTTCCAAGTTGTGGATAATTAACTTAGCTTCTGGAGAGATCGAAGAAGTTGTGGAAG GGTTCCAGGGGATAATGGAGGTCTATCGGGAATTGATCACGGAGAAGCTATCAGTCTTGAAACATTTGCCTTCTACTTGGTTGCAACAGCAAACTAAGGCAATCACCTCATGCAAGGAGCAGCCAAGTGCTGctcttttgtcttctttctcTGAATTTGGAGACCACATTGTCATGACAGATACAG CTGGTCAGAGGGTGTTGAAGCTAAATAGAGAATCTGGAGCATGCTCTAGCATACAGTTTTCAAACATTGGGATCCTTGGGTTGCCCTATTGGTTGTCCACTCCACTGGAGAGAGTTTTCAATCT AGCTAGCGGAGTACAAGAAGCACACATCAGCCATATTCATCAACTCCGGTTATTACCAG GTAAAATTAGCATACGGTTGAGCATAGAGATCCCACAATGCACAGAGCTTGTTGAACCGTTACAAGAAAGCTGCATCTGGCGACAGGCGAGAGGTTCAATCACTGAAGTCTCAAATGCTGGAAGTGCAGTGGAACCTTCTGAAAAG GTTGGAGTCTCACAACAATGGTATGATGAATTAGACAACCTCGCCAAAGAAATAGTCAACCCTGAATTAGCTGAGGAAAAggaagaagagcaagaagaagatgttTCTCAGGTGGAGAGTGAAGATGATGGACGGATACACATCGATTGCTCTGTCAATACAAGTCCTGGCACAAGCGAG CTTATTGTTTATGCAGCTTTGTATCTAAGACTTGCAAAGAACGAAGAGACAGAAGGTGCGAGCCAGGAAAAGCTGGCGAGAAGAATAGCAGACGTTTTAAAGCCAGCAAGGAACATGACGACTATGGATGAAGAATTGTTTGTGAAAGTGTTGTTGAAGTCAAAGAGAGAAGTGAGAGACATTGTATTCTTGAAGCCGGTGCATGTGCGCATAAGGTTTGACACGATGGATCACCCAAAGGCCGATAACTCAAGAGACATAATCTTGACGGATTCTTCTGCTCAGGTCGATGTCTCTCTTTGA
- the LOC106452977 gene encoding sterol 3-beta-glucosyltransferase UGT80A2, with amino-acid sequence MPPETSPAKLGRASSSSSSSSSSSSDRASVKIEEIEDGGSSSGVVVVNGSEVVETKLESAVTDDNAVAESSGGGSKSFARVWTMPVEGSSSSDKAESSSSASKPRLDKSKTERQQQKEKVTHILAEDAAKIFDDRLSAGKKLKLLNRIATVKHDGTVEFEVPADVIPQPIAVDREEDSKNGVCPDESIDGVDLQYIPPMQIVMLIVGTRGDVQPFVAIAKRLQDYGHRVRLATHANFKDFVLTAGLEFYPLGGDPKVLAEYMVKNKGFLPSGPSEIPVQRNQMKDIINSLLPACKEPDPDSGISFKADAIIANPPAYGHTHVAEALRIPIHVFFTMPWTPTSEFPHPLSRVKQPAGYRLSYQIVDSLIWLGIRDMINDLRKKKLKLRPVTYLSGTQSSGSNIPYGYMWSPHLVPKPKDWGPQIDVVGFCFLDLASNYEPPAELVEWLEAGDKPIYIGFGSLPVQEPETMTEIIVEALQRTKQRGIINKGWGGLGNLKEPKDFVYLLDNVPHDWLFPRCKAVVHHGGAGTTAAGLKAACPTTIVPFFGDQPFWGERVHARGVGPAPIPVDEFSLHKLEDAINFMLRDKVKSSAETLAKAMKDEDGVAGAVKAFFKHLPSMRQNVSDPIPEPSSFLSFRRCFGCS; translated from the exons ATGCCGCCGGAAACATCGCCGGCCAAACTCGGCAgagcttcttcctcctcttcttcatcctcatcttcaagcTCAGACCGCGCTTCCGTCAAAATCGAGGAGATTGAAGACGGAGGTAGTAGCAGCGGCGTCGTCGTCGTCAATGGCTCTGAAGTAGTGGAGACCAAACTAGAGTCTGCTGTTACCGACGACAACGCAGTGGCTGAATCTTCAG GTGGTGGGAGTAAAAGCTTTGCTAGAGTATGGACAATGCCTGTGGAAGGTTCTTCGAGTAGCGATAAAgctgaatcatcatcatcagcgtCAAAGCCTAGGTTAGATAAATCAAAGACTGAGAGGCAACAGCAGAAAGAGAAAGTTACTCACATTCTCGCCGAGGACGCAGCTAAGATTTTCGATGACAGACTCTCTGCAGGGAAGAAG ctGAAATTGCTGAACCGTATAGCTACGGTGAAACATGATGGGACTGTTGAGTTTGAAGTTCCGGCAGATGTTATCCCACAGCCTATTGCTGTAGACCGTGAAGAAGATTCCAAAAACGGTGTTTGTCCTGATGAGTCTATTGATGGGGTTGATCTTCAGTATATCCCTCCTATGCAGATTGTGATGCTGATCGTTGGAACGCGTGGTGATGTTCAGCCTTTTGTTGCAATAGCCAAACGCCTTCAG GACTATGGGCATAGAGTTAGACTTGCAACTCATGCGAAtttcaaagattttgttttgacTGCTGGTTTGGAGTTTTATCCTTTAGGTGGAGATCCAAAAGTGCTAGCTGAGT ATATGGTTAAGAACAAGGGGTTTTTACCATCAGGCCCTTCTGAGATTCCGGTTCAACGAAACCAAATGAAGGACATCATAAACTCTCTGCTTCCAGCATGTAAAGAACCTGATCCAGATTCTGGCATCTCCTTTAAAGCCGACGCAATTATCGCCAATCCTCCAGCATATG GACATACACATGTGGCAGAAGCACTAAGGATACCGATACACGTATTTTTCACCATGCCTTGGAC GCCAACCAGTGAGTTTCCACACCCTTTGTCACGTGTCAAGCAACCAGCAGGATACAGA CTTTCGTATCAAATCGTGGATTCATTGATCTGGCTTGGAATAAGGGACATGATAAATGACCTTAGGAAAAAGAAACTGAAGCTAAGGCCCGTTACATATCTAAGTGGAACACAAAGCTCTGGCTCTAACATTCCATATGGATATATGTGGAGTCCTCATCTAGTCCCAAAGCCCAAAG ACTGGGGGCCACAAATCGATGTAGTGGGATTCTGCTTCCTTGATCTTGCATCAAACTATGAACCTCCTGCAGAACTTGTGGAATGGTTAGAAGCTGGTGACAAACCTATTTACATCGGCTTTGGTAGTCTC CCTGTCCAAGAACCAGAGACGATGACTGAAATAATTGTGGAAGCACTTCAAAGAACCAAACAGAGAGGAATCATCAACAAAGGCTGGGGTGGCCTTGGAAACT TGAAAGAACCGAAGGATTTTGTTTACTTGTTGGATAATGTCCCTCATGACTGGTTATTCCCGAGATGCAAGGCAGTG GTTCATCATGGAGGTGCTGGGACAACGGCTGCAGGTCTTAAAGCAGCG TGCCCAACTACAATCGTGCCTTTCTTTGGAGACCAACCTTTCTGGGGAGAACGAGTGCACGCTAGAGGAGTAGGTCCTGCACCAATCCCAGTAGACGAATTCTCACTCCATAAGCTTGAAGATGCCATTAATTTCATGCTTCGCGATAAG GTGAAGAGCAGTGCAGAGACACTAGCAAAGGCGATGAAGGACGAGGATGGTGTGGCTGGAGCTGTGAAGGCCTTCTTCAAACATCTTCCGAGTATGAGACAGAATGTTTCGGATCCTATCCCTGAACCATCGAGCTTCCTATCGTTTAGAAGATGCTTTGGCTGTTCGTAA
- the LOC106452976 gene encoding guanine nucleotide-binding protein-like NSN1 isoform X1 — protein sequence MAKCGKKSKSKRVTLKQKNKVLRKVKEHHKKKAKEANKLGFNRKARAEKDPGIPNDWPYKEQELKALEARRASALEEIEQKKEAHKEKAKKRKLEDEDTKSGDDSSRLVNVRDNSERAFYKELVKVIELSDVILEVLDARDPLGTRCTDMERMVMQAGPNKHLVLLLNKIDLVPREAAEKWLKYLREEFPAVAFKCSTQEQRSNLGWKSSKASKPSNILQTSSKASKPSNILQTSSKASKPSNLLQTSDCLGADTLIKLLKNYSRSHELKKSITVGIIGLPNVGKSSLINSLKRAHVVNVGATPGLTRSLQEVHLDKNVKLLDCPGVVMLKSSANDASIALRNCKRIEKLEDPVSPVKEILKLCSPQLLVTLYKIQSFEAVDDFLYKVATVRGKLKKGGLVDIEAAARIVLHDWNEGKIPFYTMPPKRDQGEHAESKIVTELAKEFNIDEVYSGESSFIGSLKTVSDFNPVEIPSNGSLNFDETMIEDGSKTQTKEEEAGLDNDGDESMGGEEEEEEEEETGKLKSEASRQNRKLYAAESMLNTKRQKAEKRQRKKAKKAAGGEDLMDGDYDFKEDYGKKNKDTAMDEGDGFQIDAKIPMAALLDLPEE from the exons ATGGCGAAGTGTGGTAAAA AGAGCAAGAGTAAGAGGGTGACCTTGAAGCAGAAGAACAAGGTCCTTAGAAAGGTGAAGGAGCACCACAAGAAGAAGGCAAAGGAGGCTAATAAGCTCGGGTTTAACCGTAAGGCTAGAGCAGAGAAGGACCCAGGCATCCCCAATGACTGGCCTTACAAGGAGCAAGAGCTTAAGGCCTTAGAAGCTCGACGCGCCAGTGCCCTCGAGGAGATTGAACAGAAGAAAGAGGCCCACAAAGAAAAG GCTAAAAAGAGGAAGCTTGAGGATGAGGATACCAAGAGTGGAGATGACTCAAGTAGACTTGTCAATGTTCGAG ATAACTCGGAGAGGGCTTTCTACAAGGAGCTTGTGAAAGTCATTGAACTGTCCGACGTCATTCTCGAGGTTCTTGATGCTCGTGATCCCCTCGGCACGCGTTGTACCGACATGGAGAGGATGGTGATGCAAGCTGGTCCCAATAAGCACCTAGTGTTGCTTCTCAACAAGATTG ATCTTGTTCCCAGAGAGGCTGCTGAGAAATGGCTTAAGTACCTTAGGGAAGAGTTTCCAGCTGTTGCCTTCAAATGTAGTACACAGGAACAGAGATCAAACTTGGGTTGGAAGTCTTCAAAGGCGTCGAAACCAAGTAATATTTTGCAGACAAGTTCAAAGGCGTCGAAACCAAGTAATATTTTGCAGACAAGTTCAAAGGCGTCGAAACCAAGTAATCTTTTGCAGACAAGTGATTGTCTTGGAGCAGACACTCTTATCAAGTTGCTGAAGAACTACTCGAGAAGTCATGAG TTGAAAAAATCTATCACAGTTGGTATTATCGGACTACCCAATGTCGGGAAGAGTAGTCTTATCAACAGTTTGAAGAGAGCTCACGTTGTCAACGTCGGCGCCACTCCTGGACTGACTAGGTCTCTCCAAGAGGTTCACTTGGACAAAAACGTGAAGCTGCTGGATTGTCCTGGAGTTGTGATGCTCAAATCTTCAGCGAATGATGCTTCTATAGCTCTCCGCAACTGTAAAAGGATCGAGAAGTTGGAAGATCCAGTTAGTCCAG TGAAGGAGATACTCAAGCTTTGTTCACCGCAATTGCTGGTGACTCTGTACAAGATCCAGAGCTTCGAGGCGGTTGATGACTTTCTTTATAAAGTGGCTACCGTTAGGGGTAAGCTTAAGAAGGGTGGTCTTGTGGATATTGAAGCTGCTGCGAGGATTGTGTTGCATGACTGGAATGAAG GTAAGATTCCTTTCTATACAATGCCGCCAAAGAGAGACCAAGGTGAACACGCAGAGTCAAAGATTGTGACGGAGTTGGCTAAGGAGTTCAACATCGATGAGGTTTACAGTGGTGAGTCTTCTTTCATTGGGAGTTTGAAGACTGTTAGCGACTTCAACCCTGTTGAGATTCCTTCCAATGGTTCTCTCAACTTCGATGAAACTATGATTGAG GATGGGTCTAAGACTCAGACCAAAGAAGAAGAGGCTGGTCTTGACAATGATGGTGATGAGTCTATGGgaggggaggaggaggaggaggaggaggaagaaacaGGAAAGTTGAAGTCAGAGGCGAGCAGGCAGAACAGGAAGCTATACGCAGCTGAGAGCATGCTTAATACAAAGAGGCAGAAAGCAGAGAAGAGGCAGAGGAAGAAGGCGAAGAAAGCAGCAGGTGGTGAGGATCTTATGGACGGAGATTATGATTTCAAAGAAGATTATGGGAAGAAGAACAAAGATACAGCCATGGATGAAGGAGATGGTTTCCAGATTGATGCTAAAATACCAATGGCTGCACTTCTTGATTTGCCTGAAGAATGA
- the LOC106452976 gene encoding guanine nucleotide-binding protein-like NSN1 isoform X2, protein MAKCESKSKRVTLKQKNKVLRKVKEHHKKKAKEANKLGFNRKARAEKDPGIPNDWPYKEQELKALEARRASALEEIEQKKEAHKEKAKKRKLEDEDTKSGDDSSRLVNVRDNSERAFYKELVKVIELSDVILEVLDARDPLGTRCTDMERMVMQAGPNKHLVLLLNKIDLVPREAAEKWLKYLREEFPAVAFKCSTQEQRSNLGWKSSKASKPSNILQTSSKASKPSNILQTSSKASKPSNLLQTSDCLGADTLIKLLKNYSRSHELKKSITVGIIGLPNVGKSSLINSLKRAHVVNVGATPGLTRSLQEVHLDKNVKLLDCPGVVMLKSSANDASIALRNCKRIEKLEDPVSPVKEILKLCSPQLLVTLYKIQSFEAVDDFLYKVATVRGKLKKGGLVDIEAAARIVLHDWNEGKIPFYTMPPKRDQGEHAESKIVTELAKEFNIDEVYSGESSFIGSLKTVSDFNPVEIPSNGSLNFDETMIEDGSKTQTKEEEAGLDNDGDESMGGEEEEEEEEETGKLKSEASRQNRKLYAAESMLNTKRQKAEKRQRKKAKKAAGGEDLMDGDYDFKEDYGKKNKDTAMDEGDGFQIDAKIPMAALLDLPEE, encoded by the exons ATGGCGAAGTGTG AGAGCAAGAGTAAGAGGGTGACCTTGAAGCAGAAGAACAAGGTCCTTAGAAAGGTGAAGGAGCACCACAAGAAGAAGGCAAAGGAGGCTAATAAGCTCGGGTTTAACCGTAAGGCTAGAGCAGAGAAGGACCCAGGCATCCCCAATGACTGGCCTTACAAGGAGCAAGAGCTTAAGGCCTTAGAAGCTCGACGCGCCAGTGCCCTCGAGGAGATTGAACAGAAGAAAGAGGCCCACAAAGAAAAG GCTAAAAAGAGGAAGCTTGAGGATGAGGATACCAAGAGTGGAGATGACTCAAGTAGACTTGTCAATGTTCGAG ATAACTCGGAGAGGGCTTTCTACAAGGAGCTTGTGAAAGTCATTGAACTGTCCGACGTCATTCTCGAGGTTCTTGATGCTCGTGATCCCCTCGGCACGCGTTGTACCGACATGGAGAGGATGGTGATGCAAGCTGGTCCCAATAAGCACCTAGTGTTGCTTCTCAACAAGATTG ATCTTGTTCCCAGAGAGGCTGCTGAGAAATGGCTTAAGTACCTTAGGGAAGAGTTTCCAGCTGTTGCCTTCAAATGTAGTACACAGGAACAGAGATCAAACTTGGGTTGGAAGTCTTCAAAGGCGTCGAAACCAAGTAATATTTTGCAGACAAGTTCAAAGGCGTCGAAACCAAGTAATATTTTGCAGACAAGTTCAAAGGCGTCGAAACCAAGTAATCTTTTGCAGACAAGTGATTGTCTTGGAGCAGACACTCTTATCAAGTTGCTGAAGAACTACTCGAGAAGTCATGAG TTGAAAAAATCTATCACAGTTGGTATTATCGGACTACCCAATGTCGGGAAGAGTAGTCTTATCAACAGTTTGAAGAGAGCTCACGTTGTCAACGTCGGCGCCACTCCTGGACTGACTAGGTCTCTCCAAGAGGTTCACTTGGACAAAAACGTGAAGCTGCTGGATTGTCCTGGAGTTGTGATGCTCAAATCTTCAGCGAATGATGCTTCTATAGCTCTCCGCAACTGTAAAAGGATCGAGAAGTTGGAAGATCCAGTTAGTCCAG TGAAGGAGATACTCAAGCTTTGTTCACCGCAATTGCTGGTGACTCTGTACAAGATCCAGAGCTTCGAGGCGGTTGATGACTTTCTTTATAAAGTGGCTACCGTTAGGGGTAAGCTTAAGAAGGGTGGTCTTGTGGATATTGAAGCTGCTGCGAGGATTGTGTTGCATGACTGGAATGAAG GTAAGATTCCTTTCTATACAATGCCGCCAAAGAGAGACCAAGGTGAACACGCAGAGTCAAAGATTGTGACGGAGTTGGCTAAGGAGTTCAACATCGATGAGGTTTACAGTGGTGAGTCTTCTTTCATTGGGAGTTTGAAGACTGTTAGCGACTTCAACCCTGTTGAGATTCCTTCCAATGGTTCTCTCAACTTCGATGAAACTATGATTGAG GATGGGTCTAAGACTCAGACCAAAGAAGAAGAGGCTGGTCTTGACAATGATGGTGATGAGTCTATGGgaggggaggaggaggaggaggaggaggaagaaacaGGAAAGTTGAAGTCAGAGGCGAGCAGGCAGAACAGGAAGCTATACGCAGCTGAGAGCATGCTTAATACAAAGAGGCAGAAAGCAGAGAAGAGGCAGAGGAAGAAGGCGAAGAAAGCAGCAGGTGGTGAGGATCTTATGGACGGAGATTATGATTTCAAAGAAGATTATGGGAAGAAGAACAAAGATACAGCCATGGATGAAGGAGATGGTTTCCAGATTGATGCTAAAATACCAATGGCTGCACTTCTTGATTTGCCTGAAGAATGA
- the LOC106452976 gene encoding guanine nucleotide-binding protein-like NSN1 isoform X3 encodes MAKCGKKSKSKRVTLKQKNKVLRKVKEHHKKKAKEANKLGFNRKARAEKDPGIPNDWPYKEQELKALEARRASALEEIEQKKEAHKEKAKKRKLEDEDTKSGDDSSRLVNVRDNSERAFYKELVKVIELSDVILEVLDARDPLGTRCTDMERMVMQAGPNKHLVLLLNKIDLVPREAAEKWLKYLREEFPAVAFKCSTQEQRSNLGWKSSKASKPSNILQTSSKASKPSNLLQTSDCLGADTLIKLLKNYSRSHELKKSITVGIIGLPNVGKSSLINSLKRAHVVNVGATPGLTRSLQEVHLDKNVKLLDCPGVVMLKSSANDASIALRNCKRIEKLEDPVSPVKEILKLCSPQLLVTLYKIQSFEAVDDFLYKVATVRGKLKKGGLVDIEAAARIVLHDWNEGKIPFYTMPPKRDQGEHAESKIVTELAKEFNIDEVYSGESSFIGSLKTVSDFNPVEIPSNGSLNFDETMIEDGSKTQTKEEEAGLDNDGDESMGGEEEEEEEEETGKLKSEASRQNRKLYAAESMLNTKRQKAEKRQRKKAKKAAGGEDLMDGDYDFKEDYGKKNKDTAMDEGDGFQIDAKIPMAALLDLPEE; translated from the exons ATGGCGAAGTGTGGTAAAA AGAGCAAGAGTAAGAGGGTGACCTTGAAGCAGAAGAACAAGGTCCTTAGAAAGGTGAAGGAGCACCACAAGAAGAAGGCAAAGGAGGCTAATAAGCTCGGGTTTAACCGTAAGGCTAGAGCAGAGAAGGACCCAGGCATCCCCAATGACTGGCCTTACAAGGAGCAAGAGCTTAAGGCCTTAGAAGCTCGACGCGCCAGTGCCCTCGAGGAGATTGAACAGAAGAAAGAGGCCCACAAAGAAAAG GCTAAAAAGAGGAAGCTTGAGGATGAGGATACCAAGAGTGGAGATGACTCAAGTAGACTTGTCAATGTTCGAG ATAACTCGGAGAGGGCTTTCTACAAGGAGCTTGTGAAAGTCATTGAACTGTCCGACGTCATTCTCGAGGTTCTTGATGCTCGTGATCCCCTCGGCACGCGTTGTACCGACATGGAGAGGATGGTGATGCAAGCTGGTCCCAATAAGCACCTAGTGTTGCTTCTCAACAAGATTG ATCTTGTTCCCAGAGAGGCTGCTGAGAAATGGCTTAAGTACCTTAGGGAAGAGTTTCCAGCTGTTGCCTTCAAATGTAGTACACAGGAACAGAGATCAAACTTGGGTTGGAAGTCTTCAAAG GCGTCGAAACCAAGTAATATTTTGCAGACAAGTTCAAAGGCGTCGAAACCAAGTAATCTTTTGCAGACAAGTGATTGTCTTGGAGCAGACACTCTTATCAAGTTGCTGAAGAACTACTCGAGAAGTCATGAG TTGAAAAAATCTATCACAGTTGGTATTATCGGACTACCCAATGTCGGGAAGAGTAGTCTTATCAACAGTTTGAAGAGAGCTCACGTTGTCAACGTCGGCGCCACTCCTGGACTGACTAGGTCTCTCCAAGAGGTTCACTTGGACAAAAACGTGAAGCTGCTGGATTGTCCTGGAGTTGTGATGCTCAAATCTTCAGCGAATGATGCTTCTATAGCTCTCCGCAACTGTAAAAGGATCGAGAAGTTGGAAGATCCAGTTAGTCCAG TGAAGGAGATACTCAAGCTTTGTTCACCGCAATTGCTGGTGACTCTGTACAAGATCCAGAGCTTCGAGGCGGTTGATGACTTTCTTTATAAAGTGGCTACCGTTAGGGGTAAGCTTAAGAAGGGTGGTCTTGTGGATATTGAAGCTGCTGCGAGGATTGTGTTGCATGACTGGAATGAAG GTAAGATTCCTTTCTATACAATGCCGCCAAAGAGAGACCAAGGTGAACACGCAGAGTCAAAGATTGTGACGGAGTTGGCTAAGGAGTTCAACATCGATGAGGTTTACAGTGGTGAGTCTTCTTTCATTGGGAGTTTGAAGACTGTTAGCGACTTCAACCCTGTTGAGATTCCTTCCAATGGTTCTCTCAACTTCGATGAAACTATGATTGAG GATGGGTCTAAGACTCAGACCAAAGAAGAAGAGGCTGGTCTTGACAATGATGGTGATGAGTCTATGGgaggggaggaggaggaggaggaggaggaagaaacaGGAAAGTTGAAGTCAGAGGCGAGCAGGCAGAACAGGAAGCTATACGCAGCTGAGAGCATGCTTAATACAAAGAGGCAGAAAGCAGAGAAGAGGCAGAGGAAGAAGGCGAAGAAAGCAGCAGGTGGTGAGGATCTTATGGACGGAGATTATGATTTCAAAGAAGATTATGGGAAGAAGAACAAAGATACAGCCATGGATGAAGGAGATGGTTTCCAGATTGATGCTAAAATACCAATGGCTGCACTTCTTGATTTGCCTGAAGAATGA